A genome region from Streptomyces sp. SAI-135 includes the following:
- a CDS encoding ATP-binding cassette domain-containing protein — translation MSVLLLQELTAGRNGVPVVRGLDLDVQAGEIVALLGPNGAGKTTVLETVGGVLQPLGGSVRVGGEQVRGVQRAAGLGVSYVREGRGLFTQLTVRENLQLRTHSRRAARDLLPRYPVLEAIADRRVGLLSGGEQQLLAVACALSVEPRLLLIDEMTMGLSPVAVKQLLVLVRDAADRGVAVLFVEQHVQDALHFADRACVLRHGELVAQGTSEELAEQLEALHDSYFDVSLPH, via the coding sequence ATGAGCGTGCTGCTGTTGCAGGAACTCACCGCCGGACGCAACGGCGTGCCCGTGGTACGCGGCCTCGACCTCGATGTGCAGGCCGGTGAGATCGTCGCTCTGCTCGGCCCCAACGGAGCCGGAAAGACCACCGTGCTGGAGACCGTCGGGGGAGTGCTGCAGCCGCTGGGCGGTTCGGTGCGAGTCGGCGGAGAACAGGTGCGAGGGGTCCAGCGTGCGGCGGGACTCGGGGTGAGCTACGTGCGTGAGGGCAGAGGTCTGTTCACCCAGCTCACGGTCCGGGAGAACCTGCAACTGCGCACCCACAGCCGCCGTGCCGCACGGGACCTTCTGCCCCGCTACCCCGTTCTCGAAGCCATCGCAGACCGGCGCGTCGGGCTGCTCTCCGGCGGTGAGCAGCAGCTGCTCGCGGTCGCCTGCGCCCTCTCCGTAGAGCCCCGGCTCCTGCTCATCGACGAGATGACGATGGGTCTGTCCCCGGTCGCCGTGAAGCAGCTCCTCGTGCTGGTCCGTGACGCGGCCGACCGTGGTGTCGCCGTCCTGTTCGTCGAGCAGCATGTGCAGGACGCGCTGCATTTCGCCGATCGCGCCTGTGTCCTCAGGCACGGTGAGCTGGTCGCACAGGGCACCTCCGAGGAGCTTGCCGAGCAGCTGGAAGCCCTGCACGACAGCTACTTCGACGTGAGTCTGCCGCACTGA